A part of Gemmatimonas groenlandica genomic DNA contains:
- a CDS encoding amidohydrolase family protein — MTLQRLIGSSLAIAMVVAAPAGAQTPAQNDSAVRAVARSSGLPLATPRTLRFTTDEASWISLDVSPDGKTLAFDILGDLYTLPIAGGTATRITSGTGWDQQPRFSPDGKQLVFVSDRNGSKNVWIANADGTKPRLITRSERINFASPIWSADGQYIIATRVGQLWMYNTSGGSGVQLTGLRAEGAAAPTGAVPSHLAAAPSGDARYLWVNVSGSVPAVLASGLHDDHATSAREEAEELEARSNARRVGQYQVAQFERSTGRTLVRTNEVEGAFRPVASPDGKWLVYATRYDARGALKLRDLSTGAERWLVMDVQRDNSQGGGGNDRDLYPASAFTPDSKALITSYNGKIWRVEVPTGAVTPVPFTAQVDQQMGALAKFEYPVNDSSLVVTQIRGARPSPNGRTLAFTALDRLYAGDIDSTAQIRNPRRLTTGATVEHAPVWSPDGRYLAYVTWSDTVGGHIYRVRADGSAPAERLTRAAAFYDKIAYTKDGSRIMAVRGSRFSRLRQFEDFGNIANGELEYITLPAAGGEVTRIAWTGSGQSQQGRNVPHVGPDSTRLYVWAGSEGLISMRFDGTDRKVVVRVAGPPPPAQVLPPGATPPPPPPTPDEVVLSPDGSRALVLANNNVFIITVPPVVGQAPAVAVSASSVPTARLTRVGGEFIGWGSDGASAFYSIGRSWFRYDVRTAEVAIRDSVSRADSIATAPPGTAGAPAPVAPRDSTRTPPRAYEARRFDVTITAAKDKPRGVVVLRNARLITMKGADVVERGDVVVTDNRITAVGASGSVMIPSGAREIDMAGKTILPGYVDIHAHNWFGWGVHRDQVTQLLANLAYGVTTQRDPQTSATDILTYSDLMETGALIGPRLYSTGPGIFAADNIKSLDEARDVLRRYADHYNTKTIKQYLAGDRKVRQWVIMAAKELGLTATTEGGSNLTMNLTLMQDGYPGLEHAMPIFPLFKDVVQLQAESGITYTPTLVVGYGGPIGLNYWLTHYNVDDDTKLRRFTPHDELDAWKSLPYNRDDQYIFKGLAEQLNKMVKAGGRVGLGSHGELQGLGVHWELWMMQSGGLSEFETLRAGTLHGAEAIGLGKDLGSLEVGKLADLQVLDRNPLTDIKNTNSVRFVMKNGRLYDGNTLDEVWPRAKALPPQWWWTEDPAVKR, encoded by the coding sequence ATGACGCTGCAGCGCCTGATCGGTTCCTCCCTGGCGATCGCTATGGTCGTCGCCGCGCCGGCTGGCGCACAGACGCCCGCGCAGAATGACAGTGCGGTCCGCGCCGTCGCGCGAAGCAGTGGGCTTCCGCTGGCCACGCCGCGCACACTCCGGTTCACGACCGACGAAGCGTCGTGGATCTCGCTCGACGTCTCGCCCGACGGCAAGACCCTCGCCTTCGACATTCTGGGCGATCTGTACACCCTGCCGATTGCCGGTGGAACAGCGACCCGCATTACCAGCGGCACCGGCTGGGATCAACAACCGCGCTTCTCGCCCGACGGCAAGCAACTGGTGTTCGTGAGCGACCGGAACGGGTCGAAGAATGTCTGGATCGCCAACGCGGATGGTACGAAGCCGCGCCTGATCACGCGCAGCGAGCGGATCAATTTCGCGTCGCCGATCTGGTCGGCCGATGGGCAGTACATCATTGCCACGCGCGTGGGCCAGTTGTGGATGTACAACACGAGCGGTGGCTCGGGTGTCCAGCTGACCGGCCTTCGCGCCGAGGGCGCCGCCGCACCCACTGGCGCCGTGCCGTCGCACTTGGCGGCCGCGCCGTCGGGCGACGCGCGCTATCTGTGGGTGAATGTGAGCGGCAGCGTACCAGCGGTGCTGGCATCGGGCTTACACGACGATCACGCGACCTCGGCGCGCGAAGAGGCCGAGGAACTCGAAGCGCGCAGCAATGCGCGGCGGGTGGGGCAGTATCAGGTGGCACAGTTCGAGCGCAGCACCGGGCGCACGTTGGTACGCACCAACGAGGTGGAAGGCGCCTTTCGTCCGGTGGCGAGTCCCGATGGTAAGTGGCTGGTGTACGCGACGCGCTACGACGCGCGTGGAGCGCTCAAGCTGCGCGATCTGAGCACCGGCGCCGAACGATGGCTGGTGATGGACGTGCAGCGCGACAACTCGCAGGGCGGTGGCGGTAACGATCGCGACTTGTATCCGGCGTCGGCCTTCACGCCCGACTCGAAGGCGCTGATCACCAGCTACAACGGAAAGATCTGGCGCGTGGAGGTACCGACGGGCGCGGTGACGCCGGTGCCGTTCACGGCGCAGGTGGATCAGCAGATGGGCGCGCTGGCGAAGTTCGAATATCCCGTGAACGATTCGTCGCTCGTCGTCACGCAGATCCGCGGTGCGCGTCCGTCGCCTAACGGTCGCACGCTCGCCTTCACCGCGCTCGACCGCCTGTATGCCGGTGACATCGATTCGACAGCGCAGATCCGCAATCCGCGACGCCTGACAACCGGCGCTACGGTGGAGCATGCACCGGTGTGGTCGCCGGATGGTCGCTACCTCGCCTACGTCACGTGGAGCGACACGGTGGGTGGGCACATCTATCGGGTGCGCGCTGATGGCAGCGCACCGGCCGAGCGACTCACGCGCGCGGCAGCGTTCTACGACAAGATCGCGTACACGAAGGACGGATCTCGCATCATGGCGGTGCGCGGGTCGCGCTTCAGCCGTCTGCGGCAATTCGAAGATTTCGGCAACATCGCCAACGGCGAGTTGGAGTACATCACGCTGCCGGCCGCAGGTGGCGAGGTCACGCGCATCGCGTGGACCGGCAGCGGTCAGTCACAGCAGGGGCGCAACGTGCCGCACGTCGGACCCGACAGCACGCGCTTGTATGTGTGGGCGGGCAGTGAAGGCTTGATCTCCATGCGTTTTGACGGCACCGATCGCAAGGTGGTGGTGCGCGTCGCGGGCCCGCCGCCGCCGGCGCAGGTGCTGCCGCCCGGCGCCACGCCGCCACCGCCGCCGCCGACTCCCGACGAAGTTGTGCTCTCACCCGATGGTAGCCGCGCGCTGGTGCTGGCCAACAACAACGTCTTCATAATCACCGTGCCACCGGTGGTTGGTCAGGCTCCGGCCGTGGCCGTGTCGGCGAGCTCAGTCCCCACGGCGCGACTCACGCGCGTGGGCGGTGAGTTCATCGGATGGGGATCCGACGGTGCGTCGGCGTTCTATTCGATCGGACGCAGCTGGTTCCGGTACGATGTGCGCACCGCCGAGGTGGCGATTCGTGATTCCGTGTCGCGCGCCGATTCGATCGCGACGGCGCCGCCAGGAACAGCCGGTGCGCCAGCGCCAGTCGCGCCGCGCGATAGCACGCGTACGCCACCGCGAGCCTACGAGGCGCGACGGTTCGACGTGACGATCACCGCGGCCAAGGACAAGCCGCGCGGTGTGGTGGTGCTGCGGAATGCGCGATTGATCACGATGAAGGGCGCCGACGTGGTCGAGCGCGGCGATGTCGTGGTGACCGACAATCGCATCACTGCCGTTGGTGCCAGCGGGTCAGTGATGATTCCCAGTGGTGCTCGTGAGATCGACATGGCCGGGAAAACGATTCTCCCGGGATACGTCGATATCCACGCGCACAACTGGTTTGGCTGGGGCGTGCATCGCGATCAGGTCACGCAACTGCTGGCGAACCTTGCGTACGGAGTGACCACGCAACGCGATCCGCAGACGTCGGCGACCGACATTCTCACGTACTCCGATTTGATGGAAACGGGCGCCCTGATCGGGCCGCGCTTGTACTCCACGGGCCCCGGCATCTTCGCCGCCGATAATATCAAGAGCCTGGACGAAGCGCGGGATGTGTTGCGCCGCTACGCCGATCACTACAACACGAAGACGATCAAGCAGTATCTCGCCGGCGACCGCAAGGTACGGCAGTGGGTGATCATGGCAGCGAAGGAGCTGGGGCTCACGGCCACCACCGAGGGTGGCTCCAACCTCACGATGAACCTCACGCTCATGCAGGACGGCTATCCTGGGCTCGAGCATGCGATGCCGATCTTCCCGCTATTCAAAGATGTCGTGCAGTTGCAGGCCGAAAGTGGGATCACCTATACGCCGACGCTGGTGGTGGGATACGGTGGGCCCATTGGTCTCAACTACTGGCTCACGCACTACAACGTGGACGACGACACGAAGCTGCGTCGCTTCACCCCGCACGATGAACTCGACGCGTGGAAGTCGCTGCCGTACAACCGCGACGACCAGTACATCTTCAAGGGGCTCGCCGAGCAGCTGAACAAGATGGTGAAGGCGGGTGGCCGCGTGGGTCTGGGCTCACATGGCGAACTGCAGGGACTCGGTGTGCACTGGGAGCTGTGGATGATGCAGTCCGGCGGCCTGAGTGAGTTCGAGACGCTGCGCGCCGGCACGCTACATGGAGCTGAAGCCATCGGGCTCGGCAAGGATCTCGGCTCGCTCGAAGTCGGGAAGCTAGCCGACCTGCAGGTGCTCGATCGTAATCCGCTCACCGACATCAAGAACACGAACTCGGTGCGTTTCGTGATGAAGAACGGCCGGTTGTACGACGGGAACACGCTCGATGAAGTGTGGCCGCGCGCGAAGGCGCTGCCGCCGCAGTGGTGGTGGACGGAGGATCCGGCAGTGAAACGCTAG
- a CDS encoding DUF4153 domain-containing protein yields MHRSTRLWAPAAAVAALGAWVLFDARPGLNWAIWTGAAAAGLVALHSHIRAKWSANSVLLLGIAATLIAGAAAVTASNVLHAVIVASVLVLLAMQMLLSVDPSRSRVTARFAITAPPVALFNAVPCALRCAAEATEQIRSTRARAWIRGLALTIPVSIVFALLLAEADPTLAQWRDVIDAVVSNWAFLPRIVFFAALLGLVVGAYGYALTTPANASSTEPREPVRWLGATERVMLLAAVTALLWLFLALQLGYLFGSLPRLQASTMTFAEYARRGFGELTIVASASAVLILLSEQYGQRDRNARLARGLALSLIVADVLVLGSAFHRVLLYEVAYGFTTARLYAQVYMLVVATALALLALEVVRGLDTGRLFRRAAIVAVALFVGLLYWNHESWIAHRNIERFASTGKLDVAYLTGELSADAIPAIVDALTLLPEPTRTELRNAMQQRYATHPLPATERWFEWNLSRIRAKAAF; encoded by the coding sequence GTGCACCGCTCCACTCGCCTCTGGGCGCCTGCTGCGGCAGTTGCTGCGCTCGGGGCGTGGGTGCTTTTTGACGCGCGGCCCGGCCTCAACTGGGCAATCTGGACCGGCGCGGCCGCCGCGGGACTGGTCGCGCTGCACAGCCACATCCGCGCCAAATGGAGCGCGAATTCCGTACTGCTGCTCGGCATCGCCGCCACACTGATTGCCGGCGCGGCGGCCGTCACGGCCAGCAACGTACTGCACGCCGTGATCGTGGCGAGTGTGCTCGTGCTGCTGGCCATGCAGATGCTGCTGTCCGTCGATCCGTCGCGGTCGCGAGTCACCGCGCGCTTCGCGATCACGGCGCCCCCGGTGGCGCTGTTCAACGCGGTACCATGCGCCCTTCGATGCGCAGCCGAGGCCACGGAACAGATCCGCTCCACGCGAGCGCGCGCGTGGATACGCGGTCTCGCGTTGACCATTCCGGTCTCGATCGTGTTCGCGCTGCTCCTGGCCGAGGCCGATCCGACCTTGGCGCAGTGGCGCGATGTGATCGACGCGGTCGTCTCGAACTGGGCATTCCTCCCGCGCATCGTCTTCTTCGCGGCCTTATTGGGGCTCGTGGTCGGCGCGTATGGCTACGCGTTGACCACCCCGGCCAACGCCTCGTCGACAGAGCCGCGCGAGCCCGTGCGTTGGCTCGGCGCGACCGAGCGTGTCATGCTGCTCGCTGCTGTGACCGCGTTGCTCTGGCTCTTCCTCGCACTACAACTCGGCTATCTGTTCGGATCGCTGCCGCGCCTGCAGGCATCTACTATGACATTCGCCGAATATGCGCGGCGCGGATTCGGTGAGCTCACGATCGTCGCGTCAGCCAGCGCCGTGCTCATTCTGCTCTCCGAGCAGTACGGACAGCGCGACCGCAACGCACGATTGGCCCGTGGGCTTGCGCTCTCACTCATCGTCGCCGACGTGTTGGTGCTCGGTTCGGCGTTTCACCGCGTGCTGCTCTACGAAGTCGCGTATGGATTCACCACCGCAAGGCTGTACGCGCAGGTTTATATGCTGGTGGTCGCTACCGCGCTCGCCCTGCTGGCGCTCGAGGTGGTGCGCGGTCTCGATACCGGTCGGCTGTTCCGGCGCGCCGCGATTGTCGCGGTGGCGTTGTTCGTCGGATTGCTCTACTGGAACCACGAGTCGTGGATCGCACACCGCAACATCGAGCGATTCGCCAGCACGGGGAAGCTCGATGTGGCCTACCTCACGGGCGAACTCTCAGCCGATGCTATTCCAGCCATCGTCGATGCGCTCACGTTGCTGCCGGAGCCGACGCGCACCGAGCTTCGGAACGCCATGCAGCAGCGCTACGCCACGCACCCGTTGCCGGCTACGGAGCGATGGTTCGAATGGAATCTGTCTCGGATCCGAGCGAAGGCCGCGTTCTAG
- a CDS encoding tetratricopeptide repeat protein, which translates to MSLFRGQDDDTAQPLSLGLFGMPRFDGLGAPLATELLGKPKAFSLLAFLALAGGDLRSRDEALALFWPESDTTRARNALRQSLFLLKRYLPADALVVIGQERIGLSAERVHVDAITFALLLGQGRVREALALYRGPLLPGFTLYEGSDVTAWLSIERDRLHRQAMRGAMALARASSLHGDADGAAALVRFAVERSPYDEELLRAGITLLNETGDRRGAAALYDEAEVRFRETLEIALSPETEDAGRALNDATAPPAYVAPVASTMARARSVSPEARRWHLKARAFAGQRSPLTIMKAIDGFEHAIRLSPDYAEAHAGLGFALCQAAVYVDYPGSDVWARAKAHAARASRLDPQLGEAHAVLAHVTVCYDYDWQAAESLYQKAIAVDPASTVTRHSYALYFLAAANRTDEALALLDRARDQTPENPGHSVYYALCCIFGRRFERAQQEAESVIEAHPTLVQAQWIRGMAREGMGDLPGAITAFEHAVSTTGRSSMFLSQLGRALARAGDHAGARRILAELDGRGSDCAAALYNSAEILAAMGEIEPALDCLYGAYRQRNPYLIFAGVKYALDPLRGAKRFRDLLTRVGVPSAAQSPSC; encoded by the coding sequence GTGAGCTTGTTCAGGGGCCAGGACGACGACACAGCGCAACCGCTCTCGCTTGGCCTGTTTGGCATGCCGCGATTCGACGGTCTGGGCGCGCCGCTGGCCACGGAACTGCTCGGCAAGCCTAAAGCGTTCTCGCTGCTCGCGTTTCTGGCACTCGCCGGCGGTGATCTCCGAAGTCGCGATGAAGCTCTCGCCCTCTTCTGGCCAGAGTCGGACACCACACGCGCACGCAATGCGCTGCGGCAGAGTCTCTTCCTGCTGAAGCGCTATCTACCGGCCGATGCGTTGGTGGTGATTGGACAGGAGCGCATCGGACTGTCTGCCGAGCGCGTACACGTCGACGCGATCACGTTTGCTTTGCTGCTCGGGCAGGGGCGCGTACGCGAAGCCCTCGCGCTGTATCGCGGACCGCTTCTGCCGGGCTTCACTCTGTACGAAGGATCCGACGTCACGGCGTGGCTCTCGATCGAGCGTGACCGCCTGCATCGCCAAGCGATGCGCGGCGCGATGGCGCTGGCGCGAGCGAGCAGCCTTCATGGCGACGCGGACGGTGCCGCTGCGTTGGTGCGTTTCGCGGTGGAGCGGTCGCCGTACGACGAAGAGTTGCTTCGCGCCGGCATCACGCTGCTGAACGAAACCGGTGATCGCCGTGGTGCGGCGGCGCTGTATGACGAGGCCGAAGTGCGGTTTCGCGAGACACTCGAGATCGCCTTATCGCCCGAGACGGAAGACGCCGGACGCGCTCTGAACGACGCAACCGCCCCACCAGCGTACGTCGCGCCAGTCGCGAGTACGATGGCGCGTGCGCGCAGCGTCTCCCCCGAGGCCCGGCGGTGGCACCTCAAGGCGCGTGCGTTCGCCGGTCAACGTTCGCCCCTCACGATCATGAAGGCGATTGATGGCTTCGAGCACGCCATTCGACTGAGCCCGGACTATGCCGAAGCGCACGCGGGACTCGGATTTGCGCTGTGCCAGGCGGCCGTCTACGTGGACTATCCGGGAAGCGATGTGTGGGCGCGCGCGAAGGCGCATGCCGCGCGCGCCAGCCGACTCGATCCGCAATTGGGCGAAGCGCACGCGGTGCTCGCCCACGTCACCGTCTGTTACGACTACGATTGGCAGGCGGCCGAGTCGCTCTATCAGAAGGCCATCGCCGTCGATCCCGCGTCGACGGTGACCCGGCATTCGTATGCGCTGTATTTCCTGGCCGCCGCGAATCGCACCGACGAGGCGCTGGCACTGCTTGACCGCGCGCGTGACCAAACGCCGGAGAATCCTGGGCATAGTGTGTACTATGCCCTGTGCTGCATATTCGGCCGGCGATTCGAGCGTGCGCAGCAGGAGGCGGAGTCGGTCATCGAGGCGCATCCCACCCTGGTGCAGGCGCAATGGATACGCGGCATGGCGCGCGAAGGGATGGGTGACTTGCCAGGTGCGATCACAGCCTTTGAACACGCGGTGTCGACGACTGGACGCAGCTCGATGTTCCTGTCGCAGCTTGGGCGTGCTCTGGCGCGCGCGGGCGACCATGCGGGCGCGCGCCGGATACTCGCCGAACTCGACGGACGCGGAAGCGACTGTGCGGCTGCGCTGTATAACAGCGCCGAAATACTCGCCGCGATGGGTGAGATTGAGCCGGCGCTCGACTGCCTCTACGGCGCGTACCGCCAGCGCAATCCGTATCTCATTTTCGCCGGCGTCAAGTACGCCCTGGATCCGCTGCGCGGTGCGAAGCGGTTTCGTGATCTCCTGACGCGCGTAGGCGTACCCAGCGCCGCGCAGTCGCCTTCCTGCTGA
- a CDS encoding NAD(P)H-binding protein: protein MKTILVLGANGSVGSELSRLLEQVGHTVRRATSRSSDAGAVHVNLLSGDGIANAMHGVDAAFLLSPTGHVNVDELLSPVVEQAREHGVQKLVLMTAIGVDSGLSVPMRTVEREVEASGIAWNVIRPNSFMQNLSSYWLHGIAHADAIMLPAGTAKGSFIDARDIASVAAALLQHNTFDNRAFDLTGGEALDYDTVAQLLSVESCRAIRYQEISRDDMRAGLIGAGLPEPYADFILLTLDYFKRGEAERVTDAVPLITGRSARTMTAYAKDYRDAFVRS from the coding sequence ATGAAAACCATCCTCGTCCTCGGTGCGAACGGCTCCGTCGGCAGCGAACTCTCGCGGTTGCTCGAACAGGTTGGTCACACTGTTCGACGGGCCACGAGTCGCAGCTCTGACGCCGGTGCGGTGCACGTCAATTTGCTGTCCGGTGACGGTATCGCGAATGCCATGCACGGCGTCGATGCCGCTTTCCTGCTGTCGCCGACGGGACACGTGAATGTCGATGAACTACTTAGCCCGGTCGTCGAGCAGGCCCGCGAACATGGTGTGCAGAAGCTGGTACTCATGACGGCTATCGGTGTCGACAGCGGGCTTTCTGTGCCGATGCGCACGGTGGAGCGCGAGGTGGAAGCGTCCGGCATCGCGTGGAATGTGATCCGCCCGAATTCATTCATGCAGAACCTGAGTAGCTATTGGCTGCACGGTATCGCTCACGCCGACGCGATCATGCTGCCCGCTGGCACCGCGAAAGGAAGTTTTATCGATGCGCGCGACATAGCATCGGTGGCTGCCGCACTGCTGCAGCACAACACGTTCGACAATCGCGCCTTCGATCTCACGGGTGGCGAAGCGCTCGACTACGATACTGTCGCGCAGCTACTTAGCGTCGAGTCATGTCGTGCCATTCGCTACCAAGAGATCAGCCGGGATGACATGCGCGCCGGATTGATAGGTGCCGGACTTCCCGAACCGTACGCTGACTTTATTCTGCTCACGCTCGACTACTTCAAGCGCGGCGAAGCGGAGCGCGTGACTGATGCCGTCCCACTCATCACTGGTCGTTCAGCGCGGACGATGACTGCCTACGCGAAGGACTACCGAGACGCCTTCGTGCGATCATGA
- a CDS encoding serine/threonine-protein kinase: protein MIDTLRESLQAALGTAFLLGRELGGGGMSRVFIARDTTLEREVVVKMLSPELAQELSVERFGREIALAAALQHANIVPVLSAGVTSEGLPFYLMPFVEGASLRDRVGGGRMMPIAEVLLVLNDVARALAYAHGRGVVHRDIKSDNVMLSGGAALVTDFGIAKAMSSARTTSSDSQSTSQLTRMGTSLGSPAYMAPEQGAGDPDTDHRADLYAFGAMAYELLTGSTPFGDRPAHAQLIAHLSEAPVPVATRRADVPEPLARLLMQCLEKDPADRPRQAADVIEQLADAASASRTGTTGQFAAGATAASPVTSATNAAPRRGTRGFVIGGVALAAVAAVAWFATRGPAKAAGPDASLVAVMPFAVRDASLNVWREGLVDILARSLDGAGALRSVSPSMSIAQSPERADVTTATALGTSLGAGLVLFGDISPLGKDSVRLRAALVNVADSAVRQEVDVSGSTLRIDALADSLALRLLRAMGGSGSLAKGARISSMGTSSLAALKLYLQGQQFYRRGVVDSSQLSYEAAVATDSTFALGWRGVASVYIRTGREAAPEAQAALDRAIRLFRGGSPRDSLLLHGDALRLAVVRRTPAVNEAIADIPAVTALLTALRESTGRYPGDAELWLELGDAGYHFGELAGVSDTAILRDFARAIELDSMLLVPYVHAYGMALRMARFREAATYARGLQRLSPPTTAPYYSLQASLLDSAPSLSALAKAKIDSLPLAYVAKSLQDLGTSPEASALSLAITAHQSARLAANPTLPDSAAFAQRLLFAQAQRGKSIATPQLLTFSDRALLAQMGQLPSADLLSEARPLLARQPATLGSMFALYAGARDTASIQLLVSAFDSVDAAARARGQDRIAHYGDVARSYLALARGDTAAALRGFLALPMAMCSSAPCAATTTSRLLVQAKRDADAARLLDRAIPTAMSALNAAPLMLLRAEIAERLGDRASAQKWYARVVAQWGGGDGAVQGAVSAARAGLTRVR, encoded by the coding sequence ATGATCGACACGCTTCGCGAAAGTTTGCAGGCTGCGCTCGGCACCGCCTTCCTTCTCGGGCGTGAACTCGGCGGCGGAGGCATGAGCCGCGTCTTCATCGCCCGCGATACCACGCTCGAGCGCGAGGTGGTGGTCAAGATGCTGTCACCGGAGCTCGCGCAGGAGCTGTCGGTGGAACGGTTCGGGCGCGAGATCGCGCTGGCTGCCGCACTGCAGCACGCGAACATCGTTCCCGTGCTGTCGGCCGGGGTGACCAGCGAGGGGCTGCCTTTCTACCTGATGCCCTTCGTGGAGGGCGCCTCGCTGCGCGATCGGGTTGGCGGCGGCCGCATGATGCCGATCGCGGAGGTCCTGCTGGTGCTCAACGATGTCGCGCGCGCGCTGGCCTACGCGCACGGCCGCGGTGTGGTGCACCGCGACATCAAGTCGGACAATGTGATGCTCTCCGGTGGGGCGGCTCTGGTGACCGACTTCGGCATCGCCAAGGCGATGAGCTCGGCCCGCACGACATCGAGCGACAGCCAGAGCACCAGCCAGCTGACCCGCATGGGCACGTCCCTGGGCAGTCCGGCGTACATGGCGCCGGAGCAGGGCGCCGGCGACCCCGATACCGATCATCGCGCCGACCTCTACGCGTTCGGTGCGATGGCGTATGAGCTTCTGACCGGATCAACGCCGTTCGGCGATCGACCGGCACACGCGCAGCTGATTGCCCACCTGTCGGAAGCACCGGTGCCGGTGGCGACGCGGCGCGCTGATGTGCCCGAGCCGCTTGCCCGACTCTTGATGCAATGTCTGGAGAAGGATCCGGCCGATCGCCCGCGCCAGGCAGCGGATGTGATCGAGCAGTTGGCCGATGCGGCGTCGGCGTCGCGCACCGGCACGACGGGGCAGTTCGCGGCAGGCGCGACGGCCGCGAGCCCCGTGACGAGTGCGACCAACGCCGCACCGCGTCGGGGCACGCGCGGATTCGTGATCGGCGGTGTCGCGCTTGCTGCAGTGGCCGCAGTCGCGTGGTTTGCCACGCGCGGGCCAGCGAAGGCTGCAGGCCCCGATGCCTCGTTGGTGGCGGTGATGCCATTTGCCGTGCGCGACGCGTCGCTGAATGTGTGGCGTGAAGGACTCGTGGACATTCTGGCGCGCAGTCTCGATGGCGCCGGCGCACTGCGCTCGGTGTCGCCCTCAATGAGCATTGCGCAATCCCCCGAGCGCGCTGACGTCACGACGGCCACCGCGCTCGGCACATCCCTTGGCGCCGGCCTGGTGCTCTTCGGCGACATCAGCCCCTTGGGCAAGGACTCGGTGCGTTTGCGTGCGGCGCTGGTGAATGTGGCGGACAGCGCGGTACGGCAGGAGGTCGACGTGAGTGGGTCAACGCTGCGCATCGATGCGCTGGCCGACTCGCTCGCTCTGCGGCTGTTGCGCGCCATGGGGGGCAGCGGGTCGCTGGCCAAGGGCGCGCGCATTTCGTCGATGGGCACGTCGTCGCTGGCGGCACTCAAACTGTATCTGCAGGGACAGCAGTTCTATCGACGCGGCGTCGTGGACTCGTCGCAGCTGTCATACGAAGCGGCCGTGGCGACCGACTCGACGTTCGCGCTGGGCTGGCGCGGTGTGGCGTCGGTCTACATTCGGACAGGGCGCGAAGCCGCGCCGGAAGCGCAGGCGGCGCTCGACCGCGCCATTCGCCTGTTCCGCGGCGGCAGTCCGCGCGACAGCCTGCTGCTGCACGGTGACGCGCTTCGACTGGCCGTTGTCCGGCGCACACCAGCGGTGAATGAAGCGATCGCTGACATTCCCGCCGTCACGGCGTTGCTCACGGCCCTTCGCGAGTCCACCGGTCGGTATCCTGGTGACGCCGAGCTGTGGCTCGAGCTAGGCGATGCCGGTTATCACTTCGGGGAGCTGGCCGGCGTTTCGGATACCGCGATACTCCGTGACTTTGCGCGGGCGATCGAACTCGACTCGATGCTGCTGGTCCCGTACGTGCACGCCTACGGCATGGCGCTGCGGATGGCCCGCTTTCGCGAGGCAGCCACGTATGCCCGCGGGCTGCAACGTTTGTCGCCACCCACCACGGCGCCCTACTATTCGCTGCAGGCTAGTCTGCTCGACTCGGCGCCGTCGTTAAGCGCCTTGGCCAAGGCGAAGATCGATTCGCTGCCGTTGGCGTATGTCGCGAAGAGTCTGCAGGATCTGGGGACGTCGCCGGAGGCGAGCGCCTTGTCGCTGGCCATCACCGCGCACCAATCGGCACGACTGGCGGCGAACCCGACCCTTCCTGACTCGGCGGCGTTCGCCCAGCGCCTGCTGTTCGCGCAGGCGCAGCGCGGCAAGTCGATCGCGACTCCACAGCTGCTCACCTTCAGCGACCGGGCGCTGCTGGCGCAGATGGGACAGCTGCCGTCGGCGGATCTCCTGAGTGAGGCGCGGCCACTCCTCGCACGTCAGCCCGCGACGCTGGGATCGATGTTTGCGCTATATGCCGGCGCGCGTGACACCGCGTCGATACAGTTGCTGGTGAGTGCCTTCGATAGCGTGGATGCGGCAGCACGGGCACGTGGACAGGACCGCATCGCGCACTACGGCGATGTTGCGCGATCGTATCTGGCACTCGCCCGTGGTGACACGGCGGCCGCGCTGCGCGGCTTCCTCGCCTTGCCGATGGCGATGTGTAGCAGTGCGCCATGTGCCGCCACGACCACGAGCCGGCTGCTCGTGCAGGCCAAACGTGATGCCGATGCGGCGCGGCTGCTGGATCGCGCGATCCCCACGGCGATGTCAGCGCTCAACGCCGCGCCGCTGATGCTGCTACGCGCGGAGATCGCCGAACGGCTGGGGGATCGCGCCAGCGCACAGAAGTGGTACGCGCGCGTGGTGGCGCAGTGGGGCGGCGGCGATGGGGCCGTGCAGGGCGCGGTCAGTGCCGCGCGTGCTGGTTTGACGCGCGTGCGCTAG
- a CDS encoding energy transducer TonB, producing the protein MIQTVAFMLAVAGIPVNGAERPCRGWTMIYADTTVDAKSSILTHTSKSGPAFPQELHKFSPGKVTATFVVDTTGRVMPASAEILSESHVEFGKSVCEFLTRATFQPALVNGRKMSVRISSAPFQFYLQR; encoded by the coding sequence ATGATTCAGACCGTTGCATTTATGCTGGCCGTCGCGGGCATCCCGGTAAACGGTGCGGAGCGGCCGTGTCGCGGTTGGACCATGATCTACGCGGACACGACGGTCGACGCGAAGAGCAGCATTCTGACGCATACGAGCAAGTCCGGACCCGCCTTTCCGCAGGAGCTTCACAAGTTCAGCCCCGGCAAGGTGACGGCGACATTCGTCGTGGATACCACGGGCCGCGTGATGCCAGCCAGCGCCGAGATCCTGTCGGAGTCCCATGTGGAGTTCGGTAAGTCCGTGTGCGAATTCCTGACGCGGGCTACGTTCCAACCGGCGCTTGTGAATGGGCGAAAGATGAGCGTGCGTATCTCGTCGGCACCTTTCCAGTTTTATCTCCAACGGTAG